A part of Herpetosiphonaceae bacterium genomic DNA contains:
- a CDS encoding BTAD domain-containing putative transcriptional regulator, producing the protein MNDILQMSLLGPVVISKAQQEITGFRSRKALALLIYLACTEQSQGREALADLLWGDCRQQQALSNLRTTLVHLRDRVGDCLHSTPGHLALNPRFPCWVDAVDVQRQLTALLPDRSALLTQPTARQLEKALQLYRGDFLAGFHVQHAPYFEEWVLIEGERLRRMVIEGYQRLVAFYVAQGDHKAGLRGVDRWLALDRLDEEGHTQRIHLLAADGQRAAALAQYETCRRVLKEELGVEPAEQTTRLQERIRAGQWAHHGASAVRLTAAPQTEPPAAPARRFDNLPTALTLFVGRNAEMAHIADCLADPGCRLLTITGLRGMGKTALALQAAASAAHFADGVCYLPIVDALEPGDLARLIADTLKLPISSSDHLQEEVCAHLRQKHLLLLLDNLEHLGADAGFVTTVLQQTRALKVLGTSLEPLKQRAEWLVPLHGLSRADSAPASQLDLTGLDDLLGCDHRSPDSPPEPLDTAADALRLFVIRARQAQPRFRPAVTDLPAIMQICRLVDGMPLAIEMAAELIGSLSCSEIAEELEHNPLILASSRHDVPVRQQSLEHIFAQTWRHLSPGEIQVLQNVESVGNRISREVLQQITGATLPIVAALVQKSFLWRTSSGSYQMSELLRRYVSRGVTELCV; encoded by the coding sequence ATGAACGACATCCTTCAGATGAGCTTGCTCGGTCCTGTCGTCATCAGCAAGGCGCAGCAGGAGATCACCGGCTTTCGGAGTCGGAAAGCGCTCGCCTTACTGATCTATCTGGCGTGTACCGAGCAATCGCAGGGACGCGAGGCGCTTGCCGATCTGCTCTGGGGAGATTGTCGGCAGCAGCAGGCGCTCTCGAACTTACGCACGACGCTGGTGCATCTGCGCGATCGGGTGGGCGATTGCCTCCACAGCACGCCGGGTCATCTGGCGCTCAATCCTCGGTTCCCATGCTGGGTCGATGCCGTCGACGTGCAGCGGCAGTTGACAGCGCTGCTCCCCGATCGATCCGCGCTGCTGACGCAGCCGACCGCGCGGCAGCTTGAAAAGGCGCTCCAGCTGTACCGGGGCGATTTCCTGGCGGGCTTCCATGTGCAGCACGCGCCCTATTTCGAGGAGTGGGTGCTCATCGAGGGCGAGCGGCTGCGGCGGATGGTGATCGAAGGCTACCAGCGGCTGGTAGCCTTTTATGTAGCGCAGGGCGATCATAAAGCCGGGCTGCGGGGTGTTGACCGCTGGCTGGCCCTGGATCGTCTTGACGAAGAAGGACATACCCAGCGGATCCATCTGCTGGCTGCCGACGGCCAGCGAGCAGCCGCGCTGGCGCAGTACGAGACGTGCCGCCGCGTGCTCAAGGAGGAGCTCGGCGTGGAGCCTGCCGAGCAGACGACACGCTTGCAGGAGCGCATTCGTGCCGGCCAGTGGGCGCATCACGGCGCGAGCGCTGTTCGGCTCACCGCCGCTCCTCAGACGGAACCACCTGCGGCTCCGGCCAGGCGCTTCGACAACCTGCCGACAGCGCTGACGCTCTTCGTCGGTCGCAACGCGGAGATGGCCCATATCGCTGATTGCTTGGCCGACCCAGGCTGCCGCCTGCTGACGATCACCGGGCTGCGCGGCATGGGCAAAACTGCCCTGGCGCTTCAGGCCGCCGCGAGCGCGGCGCACTTTGCCGACGGCGTGTGCTATCTCCCGATCGTCGACGCGCTGGAGCCGGGCGATCTTGCGCGCCTCATCGCCGACACGCTCAAGCTGCCGATCTCCAGCAGCGATCACCTTCAGGAGGAGGTATGCGCGCATCTCCGGCAGAAACACCTGTTACTGCTTCTGGATAACCTGGAGCATCTGGGAGCGGATGCCGGTTTCGTAACGACCGTCCTGCAACAGACGCGCGCATTAAAAGTGCTCGGCACGTCGCTCGAGCCGCTGAAGCAGCGTGCTGAATGGCTCGTGCCGCTCCACGGATTGTCACGGGCCGATAGCGCACCAGCTTCCCAGCTCGATCTGACAGGGCTGGATGATCTGCTCGGCTGCGATCACCGCTCCCCCGACTCGCCGCCTGAGCCGCTCGACACCGCCGCTGATGCCCTCCGCCTCTTCGTGATCCGCGCCCGTCAGGCGCAACCGCGCTTTCGCCCAGCCGTGACGGATCTTCCGGCGATCATGCAGATCTGCCGCCTGGTCGATGGCATGCCACTGGCGATCGAGATGGCGGCGGAGCTGATTGGCAGCCTCTCATGCAGCGAGATTGCCGAGGAGCTTGAGCACAACCCGCTGATCCTGGCGTCATCCCGGCATGACGTTCCCGTGCGGCAACAGAGTCTCGAACACATCTTCGCTCAAACGTGGCGACACCTCTCGCCCGGCGAAATCCAGGTCTTACAAAATGTTGAGAGCGTTGGCAACCGAATCTCCCGCGAGGTCTTGCAGCAGATTACCGGCGCGACTCTGCCGATTGTGGCAGCGCTGGTCCAAAAATCGTTCCTGTGGCGCACCTCCTCAGGATCGTATCAGATGTCTGAGCTGCTGCGCCGATATGTGTCTCGCGGCGTGACCGAGCTGTGTGTCTGA
- a CDS encoding 5'-3' exonuclease encodes MYRLLLDTSSLMYRAFFALPTTIVDGEGDPVNAVHGYLDMTARLQTRYHPDQIVHVFDHDWRPAPRVAVYPGYKAARPDDPPALPPQFTLLRDVLQAFGAAQAEAPGWEADDAIGALCLEAGANDRVDIVTGDRDLLQLVRDDERAAAIRVLMPIRGVGELVAFDPAAVQEKYGVPPERYVDFATLRGDPSDGLPGVKGIGEKTARTLVEQYPDLDALLANVVRLAPRIGASLRDAADYLAAMRQVVPIRTDVAVHLTGGERDDARIEELGTRFRLAGPIGRLRAAMQATHDL; translated from the coding sequence ATGTACCGCCTATTGCTTGACACGTCGAGCCTGATGTATCGCGCCTTCTTCGCCCTTCCGACGACGATCGTCGATGGGGAGGGGGACCCGGTTAACGCAGTGCATGGCTACCTCGACATGACCGCGCGTTTGCAGACCCGGTACCACCCCGACCAGATCGTCCACGTCTTTGACCACGATTGGCGGCCCGCGCCTCGGGTCGCCGTGTATCCCGGCTACAAAGCTGCTCGTCCGGACGACCCGCCCGCGCTTCCGCCGCAGTTCACGCTGCTGCGTGACGTGCTGCAGGCGTTCGGCGCGGCGCAGGCGGAAGCGCCCGGCTGGGAGGCGGATGATGCCATTGGCGCGCTGTGTCTGGAGGCGGGAGCTAATGACCGCGTCGACATTGTGACGGGCGACCGCGACCTGCTCCAGCTCGTGCGCGACGACGAGCGGGCCGCGGCGATCCGCGTGCTGATGCCGATTCGCGGCGTTGGTGAGCTAGTAGCCTTCGACCCAGCCGCGGTTCAGGAGAAATATGGCGTGCCGCCGGAGCGCTATGTCGATTTTGCGACCCTCCGTGGCGATCCATCCGATGGCCTCCCCGGTGTCAAGGGTATTGGCGAGAAAACGGCCCGCACGCTCGTCGAACAGTATCCTGACCTGGATGCCCTGCTCGCGAATGTCGTCCGGTTGGCCCCACGGATTGGAGCGAGTCTGCGCGATGCGGCGGACTACCTGGCAGCGATGCGGCAGGTCGTGCCGATCCGCACGGATGTGGCGGTCCACCTCACGGGCGGTGAACGAGACGACGCGCGGATCGAGGAGCTTGGAACCCGCTTCCGACTGGCAGGTCCGATCGGGCGTCTTCGCGCTGCAATGCAGGCGACCCATGACCTATGA
- a CDS encoding aminoglycoside phosphotransferase family protein codes for MSDHNKLSSYLAAWNLSNPVLLTHTATSHIYTVTHGTETVILKLLAPGETTEQRGAAALRYFDGCGAVRILRYDEGAHLLEYAAGAELVTVVERGEDETATSIIAQVIQQLHSVPQDAPRDGLVPLDRWFGALFTKAAADRQAGIASIYVRSAALTERLLADQREVRVLHGDIHHRNIRQSARGWLAFDPKGVVGERTYECANTLCNPVMPDLVHNETRLLTNAAILADTLALDLSRVLAFTYVYACLNASWWLCGGADDIVQWSLKVALIIEPHLQRW; via the coding sequence ATGAGCGATCACAACAAGCTAAGCTCCTACCTGGCCGCGTGGAATCTGTCGAACCCGGTATTGCTCACGCACACTGCGACCAGTCACATCTACACCGTGACACACGGCACCGAGACGGTCATCCTCAAACTGCTGGCCCCCGGAGAGACTACGGAGCAGCGTGGCGCGGCGGCGTTGCGGTATTTTGATGGCTGTGGCGCGGTGCGTATCCTGCGGTACGACGAAGGCGCGCATCTGCTGGAATACGCCGCCGGTGCCGAACTCGTCACCGTGGTCGAGCGTGGTGAGGACGAAACCGCTACGTCCATCATCGCGCAGGTGATCCAGCAGTTGCACAGCGTCCCGCAGGATGCGCCGCGCGACGGCTTGGTGCCGCTTGATCGCTGGTTTGGGGCGTTGTTCACCAAAGCGGCGGCAGACCGGCAGGCGGGCATCGCGTCGATCTATGTGCGGAGCGCCGCGCTCACGGAGCGATTGCTTGCTGATCAGCGTGAGGTGCGCGTGCTGCACGGGGACATCCATCACCGCAACATCCGGCAATCAGCGCGCGGCTGGCTCGCCTTCGACCCAAAAGGCGTGGTTGGCGAGCGCACCTACGAGTGCGCCAACACGCTCTGCAACCCCGTGATGCCCGATCTCGTCCACAACGAAACCCGCCTGCTGACCAACGCCGCGATCCTGGCGGACACGCTCGCCCTCGACCTGTCGCGCGTGCTGGCGTTCACCTACGTGTACGCCTGTCTCAACGCGAGCTGGTGGCTGTGCGGCGGCGCGGACGATATCGTCCAGTGGTCGCTCAAGGTCGCGCTGATCATCGAGCCGCACCTTCAGCGGTGGTGA
- the tssB gene encoding type VI secretion system contractile sheath small subunit, whose translation MPVIESTQHVLDRVRPPRVQITYDVEIGNAMEKVELPFVLGILADLSGSTENLQPLKDRKFVEIDRDNFNQILRAIGPTLDGLVVEEVLPNTESERMAVSLRFTQMADFQPANLVAQVPALKALLEERKRLRDLQA comes from the coding sequence ATGCCGGTCATCGAAAGTACCCAACATGTCCTCGATCGGGTCCGACCGCCACGAGTCCAAATTACCTATGACGTTGAGATCGGCAATGCGATGGAGAAAGTGGAGCTGCCCTTTGTGCTGGGCATCCTCGCCGATCTGTCGGGATCGACCGAGAATCTCCAGCCGCTGAAAGACCGAAAATTCGTTGAGATTGACCGCGACAATTTTAACCAGATCTTGCGGGCGATCGGGCCGACGCTGGATGGCCTGGTGGTCGAGGAGGTGCTGCCCAATACCGAGAGCGAGCGGATGGCGGTATCGCTGCGCTTTACTCAGATGGCCGACTTCCAGCCCGCCAACTTGGTCGCGCAGGTTCCGGCGCTCAAGGCGCTCCTGGAAGAGCGAAAGCGCCTGCGCGACCTTCAGGC
- the tssA gene encoding type VI secretion system protein TssA: protein MHEIDTWPLEIETLLLPIAPERPAGDSLRYDDLYDRIKEARREDDPSLAQGVWERELKRADWYAVSALCIDALTTRTKDLQIAAWLLEAWLHLYGMAGVRDGLIVIANLCEHFWPTLYPELSGSTLDGRTAPIVWINERLFLKLKQIPITQPETSAAPACTWLDWEQALHLEQQAKKHPALLRVAEAEQHVTKARFRESLELSSTALCVGLLEQVNGALDALDDLETVLRIKCAEQSPSLTQFKSVLVNIRQLLTGALAERNGGSAIFAAEPDKAQQKGMLVNIRQLLTSNRSRRSDAPPAAQPGAAQGGGAYLTGDVPIQSRTEAYQLLAMIADYLITIEPHSPTPYLIRRAVTWGSMSLEELLLELVRDRSDLASIYSLLGMKQGDA, encoded by the coding sequence ATGCACGAGATCGACACCTGGCCCCTGGAGATTGAAACGCTGCTCTTGCCGATCGCGCCGGAGCGTCCGGCAGGCGATTCGCTGCGCTACGACGACCTCTATGACCGGATCAAGGAGGCGCGGCGCGAGGACGATCCCAGCCTGGCCCAGGGCGTCTGGGAGCGGGAGCTGAAGCGGGCGGATTGGTACGCGGTCAGCGCGCTGTGTATCGATGCCCTGACCACCCGCACCAAGGATCTACAGATCGCGGCCTGGCTGCTGGAAGCCTGGCTGCACCTCTACGGCATGGCGGGCGTGCGCGATGGCCTGATCGTGATCGCCAACCTGTGCGAGCATTTCTGGCCGACGCTCTATCCGGAGCTGAGCGGGAGCACGCTTGATGGGCGTACAGCGCCGATCGTGTGGATCAACGAGCGGCTGTTTCTCAAGCTGAAGCAGATCCCGATCACCCAGCCGGAAACGAGCGCCGCGCCCGCGTGCACCTGGCTCGATTGGGAGCAGGCGCTGCACCTTGAGCAGCAGGCCAAGAAACACCCCGCGCTGCTGCGCGTGGCCGAGGCTGAGCAGCACGTGACCAAAGCCCGGTTTCGCGAGAGCCTGGAGCTCTCCTCTACCGCGCTGTGTGTGGGCCTGCTGGAGCAGGTCAACGGTGCCCTGGATGCCCTCGACGATCTTGAAACCGTGCTGCGCATCAAGTGCGCCGAGCAAAGCCCCAGTCTCACGCAGTTCAAAAGCGTGCTGGTCAACATCCGGCAACTGCTGACCGGCGCGCTCGCGGAGCGCAACGGCGGCTCTGCGATCTTCGCAGCCGAGCCGGACAAAGCCCAGCAGAAGGGCATGCTCGTCAACATCCGGCAGTTGCTCACCAGCAATCGGTCCAGGCGGAGCGACGCGCCGCCTGCTGCGCAGCCTGGGGCAGCCCAGGGAGGAGGTGCCTACCTTACCGGCGACGTTCCGATCCAGAGCCGCACGGAGGCCTACCAGCTTCTAGCCATGATCGCCGACTACCTCATCACCATCGAGCCGCATAGCCCGACGCCCTATCTGATTCGCCGAGCCGTGACCTGGGGCAGCATGTCTCTGGAGGAGCTGCTGCTGGAGCTGGTCAGGGATCGCAGCGACCTTGCCTCGATTTATAGCTTGCTTGGCATGAAACAAGGAGACGCCTAA